Within Fibrobacter sp., the genomic segment CTTCTACCGCGCCGAGGAGGAGCGCGCCTGCTGCCAATGCCTTTATCGTTTTGCTGATTCTAGTCATAAAAGACTCCTTTATACGCCAAAGATAAATTATGTACACCCATCCAGAGTGTAAAATATAATTTCATTGTTTACTTCCGTATCCGTAGTATCTGCGTTTTGCGACCTTCTGTGACCTTCATCGCATAAACTCCCGCACCGGGAACCAGCTGGTCTACGGGAAGGCTTCCCGACTTTGTAAGATTAATTTTACGCACGATTTTTCCGCTCATGTCGAAGACGGAAATCGTTGCTCCAGAACCGAATCCCTGGAATTCTATCATGTTGCCGACTTGACGCACATCCCTGTGCGCCGAAATCTTTTTTGCCTCGGGAACGGAGACGAGTCCTTGGAGGGCTGCGACCGTATTCCCTGCGGAATTGAGAATCTGGAGGCTCGTGATTTCGAAGGAACCATAGCCGCCCTTGCTCATCTTGGCTTCGAATTTGATGCCGCGTACCGCCTTGAGGACGTCGTCCCTGCTGCAGGCGAAGGCCCAACTGGGGGTCACGAGTTCGGTGAAGTCTCCGTATTGGTCGGCGGCAAGGCTAACGGTCACGTCCTGGAAATCGTCGGAGGGGTGGAAAAGGTAGCCCGGCTCGCCGCCTTCGTCGCCGGTTTCAAGCGTCGCCTCGTTGAGAAGCGCCATGCGGATAACACCCTGCGTGTGGATGCGCACCTTGATGCTGGCCGCGTCGGAGATGTCGAGGTTGCTTTCGTCGGCCTTGAACGATACCGCGACACCTGCAAAGGGGTACTTGAGGTCGGCAGAGGCGTCGTAGGTGGGTTCCGGGGCGATGTACATGGAGGCGGCGACCCTGGTTCCTGTTGCCGTCTGGTATATGGCCGATTGTCCTGAATCCGGCTGCATCTTGGTGACTCCGAACTTGTCGCTGTAGGCTCCCCATTTCCAGAACCCGGCGGCGAAGGTGGACGGGTCGTTGGGTAGCAGCGTGCCTACCGGGGCCGTTACCTGTCTCCTGTTGTTCTCGCTGGGCGTGAAGGCCGTGTAGCCGGTCATGTTGTAGAAGTTGGGCATGTTGCCCGTCATGAGCAAAAGGTAGAGGATGTTGAGGGTCGCGGGGTAGTATTTTTCACCCTTCGGGGAATCGGGCTTGGTGCGCCCTTCGGTGTTGATGAGCGTTTCGTACAAAGTTTCCATATAATGGCCGGGCTCGGAAGCCGAAGCCATGGCGAGTCCGAGGCCACCGACGAACGAGGAGGTGACAAAGTCGCGAACGGGAGTGCCGTCGAGCTTGTAGCCGGCGGAGATGTAGGTGGCATGCTCGTACGAGGTTTCCTTGAGCCAGGGGACGATCTTGTCGTTAACGGCCTTGGCTCCGGTATCGCCGTACCAGTAGTAGGCCCAGGCCATGCGCCACGGGGTGCGGCTCGCGTCATCGAAGAATCCGATACCGTTGGTAATGGCTGCGTTGCCCTGTACGGCCTTGTGGCTGTTCCAGTCGCACCAGTCGGGTACGAGGCCTGTTTTCGAATCCTGGCACTGGCTCACGTCGCTCAGGGTCTTCTTGATGGCGGTATCCCAGAAGGTGTCGTTCGTGACTTCCTTGAACAGGTGGAATGCGCCTATCGCCGCGTAGCTCGGGTTGAAGTAGTTGTTCCAGTTGCTGCCGGGTTTCACGCTTCCGTCGCTGGTCATGTCGTTGCTCTTGATCCAGCTGATAAGGCTCTTCGCGTCAGATAGGTAGCTCGCGTCGCCCCATTGCTTGGATGCCATCACGAGGGCTACCGCGGCGTCGAATTCGGCGTCGGTGGCGCTACCGTCGTCGGCTTTGCCGTTATTGGTGTTGATGTGCCACTTCATGCCGCTGGCGCCGCCGCCCATGGAATACTTTTTCCAGAAGGCCCAAAGCTTGTTGAATTCGCTCTGGTAGTCGCCCTGCGAACCCGACATGTACACCATGATGAGCATGCCGTAGGCGATGCCTTCGGAGACGGACATCTCGGTACTGTCGTTAGGGCTGATGATGCGGGCGGTTCCGTCGCCCATATCTTTGTACCAGCACCCTTTCCAGGTGTCGAAATGAGCCTTGATTGCGCTCGGGACGGCAAACTTGGCCGTATTTCCCTGCGGATAGGCCTGGTTCTGCGGGAATGGGAAAGCGGGCGCGGCGTTAGCTACGCCTGCCAAAACGGCTATGCCGGCGATTGCTGCTAAGTGACGTAGTTTCATAAGGTTATATGTCCTTTACAAGTTGACACACACACCCACCCATATAAAAGATATGCTCTGTATTAGGACTATACTGGTAAACATATTTTTACAGTGACGCACATCTCACGAAAAATAGACTGGGGGTGGCGGTTCGGGGTATATTGTCCCTATTTTACGCCAAAAAGGCATACT encodes:
- a CDS encoding glycosyl hydrolase family 8 → MKLRHLAAIAGIAVLAGVANAAPAFPFPQNQAYPQGNTAKFAVPSAIKAHFDTWKGCWYKDMGDGTARIISPNDSTEMSVSEGIAYGMLIMVYMSGSQGDYQSEFNKLWAFWKKYSMGGGASGMKWHINTNNGKADDGSATDAEFDAAVALVMASKQWGDASYLSDAKSLISWIKSNDMTSDGSVKPGSNWNNYFNPSYAAIGAFHLFKEVTNDTFWDTAIKKTLSDVSQCQDSKTGLVPDWCDWNSHKAVQGNAAITNGIGFFDDASRTPWRMAWAYYWYGDTGAKAVNDKIVPWLKETSYEHATYISAGYKLDGTPVRDFVTSSFVGGLGLAMASASEPGHYMETLYETLINTEGRTKPDSPKGEKYYPATLNILYLLLMTGNMPNFYNMTGYTAFTPSENNRRQVTAPVGTLLPNDPSTFAAGFWKWGAYSDKFGVTKMQPDSGQSAIYQTATGTRVAASMYIAPEPTYDASADLKYPFAGVAVSFKADESNLDISDAASIKVRIHTQGVIRMALLNEATLETGDEGGEPGYLFHPSDDFQDVTVSLAADQYGDFTELVTPSWAFACSRDDVLKAVRGIKFEAKMSKGGYGSFEITSLQILNSAGNTVAALQGLVSVPEAKKISAHRDVRQVGNMIEFQGFGSGATISVFDMSGKIVRKINLTKSGSLPVDQLVPGAGVYAMKVTEGRKTQILRIRK